One window of the Brevibacterium limosum genome contains the following:
- a CDS encoding prolyl oligopeptidase family serine peptidase: MREEDSPSTAPTTSADLPEDENLWLEDIHGEKQIAWVKDQNAKTLERFQDGLFDSISGDLRTALDSDDRIPMVTKRGDHFYNFWRDETNPKGLWRRTSWDSYRTAAPDWDVLLDLDELAAKEDTAWVWAGAMVRRSDNRRALILLSPDGGDSHRVREFDLEDRTFVDGGFDIPAAKTRLAWLDDDTVLVATETGADSLTTSSYPRQARALRRGQSVDDAPIVAEVPHDHVAIFVGSDIRPEAETTDRAVIVDAIDFFNSRMSFLDLDDITAADGSLSTEPTTWTEALIEVDVPTDVEVGFERDLVLFRPQSTWRSTTTEVPAGGLAVADVDAVRAGEIVPRVIFTPDAHTSLQSFTFTRDYLVLELLADVQSKLTVLDIDNDFAESTLPGVPANHMVGLGAVDRFDPATANDFWMVSTGFLTPSTLSYGTLGTDSDDSATEVVKSAPAMFVAEGLSVQQHFATSADGTKIPYFQIGADDLVLDGDNPTLLDGYGGFEVSRTPGYSPVVGIGWLSRSTTGNTLPAGRRGVYVLANIRGGGEYGPVWHTSAMRENRMRCYEDHSAVARDLIARGVTSPKTLACAGGSNGGLLVGNMLTQYPELFGAVSCGVPLLDMARYTKLSAGYSWKAEYGDPDVAEDWAFIREFSPYHLIEDGQDYPPVLFWTATSDDRVGPVQARKMAARMQAQGIENVWFFEDTEGGHSAASDNEQTAFTRALSYRFMWNALTGE, from the coding sequence ATGCGTGAAGAAGACTCCCCATCGACGGCCCCGACGACGAGCGCCGATCTGCCCGAAGACGAGAACCTCTGGCTCGAAGACATCCACGGCGAGAAACAGATCGCCTGGGTGAAAGACCAGAACGCGAAGACCCTTGAGCGATTCCAGGACGGGCTCTTCGACAGCATCTCCGGTGACCTGCGCACTGCGCTCGACTCCGACGATCGCATCCCGATGGTCACCAAACGCGGTGACCACTTCTATAACTTCTGGCGCGACGAAACGAACCCGAAGGGCCTGTGGCGACGCACCTCCTGGGACAGCTACCGCACGGCAGCGCCCGATTGGGACGTGCTGCTCGACCTCGACGAACTCGCTGCGAAGGAAGACACTGCCTGGGTCTGGGCGGGCGCGATGGTTCGCCGCAGCGACAATCGCCGCGCGCTGATCCTCCTGTCCCCGGACGGTGGCGACTCACACAGAGTCCGCGAATTCGACCTCGAAGACCGCACCTTCGTCGACGGCGGCTTCGACATCCCCGCGGCGAAGACACGACTGGCCTGGCTCGACGATGACACCGTGCTCGTGGCCACCGAAACCGGCGCAGACTCACTGACGACCTCGTCCTACCCGCGCCAAGCCCGAGCGCTCCGCCGCGGCCAGAGCGTGGACGACGCCCCGATCGTCGCCGAAGTGCCGCACGACCATGTGGCGATCTTCGTCGGCAGCGATATCCGCCCCGAGGCCGAGACCACCGACCGTGCCGTCATCGTCGACGCCATCGACTTCTTCAACTCGAGAATGAGCTTCCTCGACCTCGACGACATCACGGCCGCTGACGGTTCGCTCTCCACCGAGCCCACGACGTGGACCGAAGCACTCATCGAGGTCGACGTTCCCACCGACGTCGAGGTCGGCTTCGAACGCGACCTCGTGCTCTTCCGGCCCCAATCGACATGGAGATCCACCACCACCGAGGTGCCCGCCGGCGGTCTCGCCGTCGCCGATGTCGACGCGGTCAGGGCAGGCGAGATCGTCCCGCGCGTGATCTTCACCCCGGATGCCCACACGTCTCTGCAGTCGTTCACCTTCACACGGGACTATCTCGTGCTCGAACTGCTCGCCGACGTGCAGTCGAAGCTCACGGTCCTCGACATTGACAACGACTTCGCCGAATCCACCCTGCCCGGTGTTCCGGCCAACCATATGGTCGGCCTCGGTGCGGTCGACAGGTTCGATCCGGCTACCGCCAACGACTTCTGGATGGTCAGCACCGGCTTCCTCACTCCCTCGACCCTGTCGTACGGAACCTTGGGAACGGATTCCGACGATTCCGCCACCGAGGTGGTCAAATCGGCACCGGCGATGTTCGTCGCCGAAGGGCTGAGCGTTCAGCAGCACTTCGCCACGAGCGCCGACGGAACGAAGATCCCGTACTTCCAGATCGGTGCCGACGACCTCGTGCTCGACGGCGACAATCCCACACTGCTTGACGGATACGGCGGTTTCGAAGTCAGCCGCACCCCCGGATACTCACCCGTCGTCGGCATCGGCTGGCTGAGCCGAAGCACGACCGGAAACACCCTCCCGGCAGGCCGCCGCGGCGTCTACGTGCTCGCGAACATCCGCGGCGGCGGCGAGTACGGTCCCGTTTGGCACACGTCCGCGATGCGGGAGAACCGCATGCGCTGCTACGAGGACCACTCGGCCGTCGCCCGAGACCTCATCGCCCGCGGAGTGACGAGCCCGAAGACACTCGCCTGCGCCGGCGGTTCCAATGGAGGACTGCTGGTCGGCAATATGCTCACCCAGTATCCCGAACTCTTCGGCGCAGTCTCCTGTGGAGTCCCGCTGCTGGATATGGCCCGGTACACGAAGCTGAGCGCGGGCTATTCGTGGAAGGCCGAATACGGTGACCCGGATGTGGCCGAGGACTGGGCGTTCATCCGGGAATTCTCGCCCTACCACCTCATCGAGGACGGACAGGACTATCCGCCGGTGCTGTTCTGGACGGCCACCTCGGACGATCGAGTGGGGCCGGTGCAGGCTCGGAAGATGGCCGCACGGATGCAGGCCCAGGGAATTGAGAACGTGTGGTTCTTCGAAGACACAGAAGGCGGACACTCCGCCGCTTCGGACAATGAGCAGACTGCGTTCACCCGGGCACTGAGCTACCGGTTCATGTGGAACGCACTGACAGGGGAGTAG
- the thyX gene encoding FAD-dependent thymidylate synthase — MRQVEPSVELLAKPDIDWEAMRTYLDEVGGTSWADRVEDAESPDAEDLLEFSGRMCYRSWEPGLNPNVSRVRTDSAQYIGNVVKSQHGSVLEHANFTFVLHNVSRVLTHELIRHRAGSAFSQESLRYVRLTDIPFWFPEWAREDPELMERSLKVLDTLEEHQKWMAEHFELDEDGTKFSHKKHMTSFMRRFAPEGLATGIVYTANLRSLRHVIEMRTAKGAEEEIRLIFNKIGEVMREEAPAVFADYEVVDGEWIPGTRKA, encoded by the coding sequence ATGCGCCAGGTCGAACCGTCCGTTGAACTGCTCGCCAAGCCCGATATCGATTGGGAAGCGATGAGGACTTACCTCGACGAGGTGGGCGGAACCTCTTGGGCGGACCGGGTCGAGGATGCGGAATCTCCCGACGCCGAGGATCTCCTCGAGTTCTCCGGACGCATGTGCTACCGCTCGTGGGAGCCGGGACTCAACCCGAACGTCTCGCGCGTGCGCACCGACTCCGCGCAGTACATCGGCAACGTCGTGAAGTCCCAGCACGGATCTGTGCTCGAACACGCGAACTTCACCTTCGTCCTCCACAATGTCTCGCGCGTGCTCACCCACGAGCTCATCCGCCACCGTGCAGGATCGGCGTTCTCGCAGGAATCGCTGCGCTACGTCCGCCTCACCGACATTCCGTTCTGGTTCCCCGAGTGGGCCCGCGAAGATCCCGAACTCATGGAACGCAGCCTCAAGGTCCTCGACACCCTCGAAGAGCACCAGAAGTGGATGGCCGAGCACTTCGAGCTCGACGAGGACGGGACGAAGTTCTCCCACAAGAAGCACATGACCTCGTTCATGCGTCGCTTCGCCCCCGAGGGCCTGGCTACCGGAATCGTCTACACCGCGAACCTGCGCTCCCTGCGCCACGTCATCGAGATGCGCACCGCGAAGGGCGCCGAAGAGGAGATCCGTCTCATCTTCAACAAGATCGGTGAGGTGATGCGGGAAGAGGCTCCCGCGGTCTTCGCCGACTACGAAGTCGTCGACGGAGAATGGATCCCCGGAACCCGGAAGGCCTGA
- a CDS encoding HIT family protein, translating into MSESCIFCQIVAGQASSAPIAETESTFAFMDIQPGSDGHLLVVPKRHSTDLRDIPAEDLAAVALESQRLSKHAYSAWNADGVNLLNCCGADAWQSVFHFHMHVIPRYRDKDKDGLRLPFRPGVRGDRDLIDSLAASMRESLGEVTAPGR; encoded by the coding sequence ATGAGCGAGAGCTGCATCTTCTGCCAGATCGTCGCAGGTCAGGCATCGAGTGCGCCGATCGCCGAAACCGAATCGACGTTCGCGTTCATGGACATCCAGCCCGGATCGGACGGGCATCTGCTCGTCGTGCCGAAACGGCACAGCACGGATCTGCGGGACATCCCGGCCGAGGACTTGGCCGCGGTGGCTCTCGAGTCCCAGCGCCTCTCCAAGCACGCCTATTCAGCCTGGAACGCGGATGGAGTCAACCTCCTCAACTGCTGCGGTGCCGACGCCTGGCAGAGTGTCTTCCACTTCCACATGCACGTCATTCCGCGCTACCGCGACAAGGACAAAGACGGCCTGAGACTGCCGTTCCGACCCGGTGTCCGCGGCGACCGGGACCTCATCGATTCCTTGGCCGCAAGCATGCGGGAGTCACTCGGCGAAGTCACCGCGCCAGGTCGATGA
- a CDS encoding maltokinase N-terminal cap-like domain-containing protein — protein sequence MADIYAAELDPGKLDVVTDWVAEQDWAAELDLEANPLEAVTAYRFDDPAGEVGMEIHIVRSGDQLLQVPLTYRGASLEGVDEAFVANMEHSVLGKRWVYAGMGDPLFRQRLDHTIATASTAAKQYRVDDEGNRGEEITEVAHAFGTGPLPGAGDVEILYRLSPDSPAEKSDAGLLLGRWDGQDTNVVLAIMV from the coding sequence ATGGCAGATATCTATGCAGCTGAGCTCGACCCCGGCAAGCTCGACGTCGTCACCGACTGGGTTGCCGAGCAGGACTGGGCCGCCGAGCTCGACCTCGAGGCGAATCCGCTCGAAGCCGTCACCGCGTACCGGTTCGACGACCCCGCCGGCGAGGTGGGCATGGAGATCCACATCGTGCGCAGCGGCGACCAGCTGCTGCAGGTGCCGCTGACCTACCGCGGCGCATCGCTCGAGGGTGTCGATGAGGCGTTCGTGGCGAACATGGAGCACTCGGTGCTCGGCAAGCGGTGGGTCTACGCGGGCATGGGCGACCCGCTCTTCCGGCAGCGCCTCGACCACACCATCGCCACCGCGTCGACTGCGGCGAAGCAGTACCGTGTCGACGACGAAGGCAACAGGGGAGAGGAGATCACCGAGGTGGCCCACGCCTTCGGGACGGGACCCCTGCCGGGTGCCGGCGACGTTGAGATCCTCTACCGCCTGTCGCCCGATTCACCGGCCGAGAAGTCCGACGCCGGTCTGCTGCTGGGCCGCTGGGACGGACAGGACACGAACGTCGTCCTCGCCATCATGGTGTGA
- a CDS encoding Type 1 glutamine amidotransferase-like domain-containing protein, whose protein sequence is MSTSEPTGFRGTIVALGGGGFSMSETGESAIDDELLQMARRGNTASQLPRVCFVPTASGDSRDYIERFEAAFEGRAQIHVLSLFGQSPWDYQDPSMLLDMDLIYVGGGSTANLLSLWRRHGVDHKMREAAAGGTILAGISAGANCWFEASSTDSFGPLAPLNDGLGFLRGSACPHFHGEPGRAESFQEWIVQGSLPLPGIAIDDHAAVVYEDGRATSVMVESAEAKAFVVSREGMHDLSADVAR, encoded by the coding sequence GTGAGCACCTCTGAACCCACCGGCTTCCGTGGCACGATCGTGGCCCTCGGTGGCGGTGGGTTCTCGATGTCCGAGACCGGGGAATCGGCCATCGACGACGAACTTCTGCAGATGGCGAGGCGAGGGAACACCGCATCACAGCTCCCACGAGTCTGCTTCGTCCCCACTGCCTCCGGCGACAGCCGCGACTACATCGAACGCTTCGAAGCGGCTTTCGAGGGACGAGCACAGATCCATGTCCTCTCCCTGTTCGGGCAGAGCCCCTGGGACTACCAGGACCCGTCAATGCTGCTCGACATGGACCTCATCTACGTCGGCGGCGGGTCGACGGCGAATCTGCTCAGCCTCTGGCGTCGGCACGGAGTCGACCACAAGATGCGCGAGGCCGCAGCCGGCGGCACGATTCTCGCCGGGATCAGCGCCGGTGCGAACTGCTGGTTCGAAGCCTCCTCGACAGATTCGTTCGGACCGCTGGCACCACTGAACGACGGGCTCGGATTTCTGCGGGGGAGTGCCTGCCCGCATTTCCACGGCGAACCCGGGAGGGCGGAATCCTTCCAAGAGTGGATCGTGCAGGGCAGTCTTCCGCTCCCCGGGATCGCCATCGACGATCATGCCGCGGTCGTCTACGAGGACGGCAGAGCCACCTCGGTGATGGTCGAATCTGCGGAGGCGAAGGCATTCGTCGTCAGCCGTGAGGGGATGCACGATCTTTCCGCGGACGTCGCTCGGTGA
- a CDS encoding 3-methyladenine DNA glycosylase, producing MTSAPSSTTPAPYAAGTERADSTSDRLGDGVVPASRWRGLRDEHERRVAERTDAHIERRMRQESHPVEDFLFTYYPFKVGQLKRWHPGPGVRVELAEAADHRYFDRRWYRIDDRNFAEVDLESWRADRGDGAKFIASLLSSTLNREANFGCFGIHEWAMVYRLTEEQRRHQQVPLRLSPAETDAVVEGHRIQCSHHDAFRFFTEPARPLNTLQPSREGMVATEQPGCLHAGMDLYKWAMKISPIADSALVVDCFDLAVDIRTLDMEASPYDLRGWGYGVVAVETAAGKAEYMERQKTFSARAQELRRGLLDALAAAGVHPR from the coding sequence GTGACGTCCGCACCCTCCTCCACCACTCCCGCCCCGTACGCGGCGGGGACCGAGCGCGCCGACTCCACGTCGGACCGCCTCGGTGACGGTGTCGTACCTGCCTCACGATGGCGCGGGCTGCGTGATGAACACGAACGTCGGGTCGCCGAGCGCACCGATGCACATATCGAACGGCGGATGCGGCAGGAGAGCCATCCGGTCGAGGATTTCCTCTTCACCTATTATCCGTTCAAGGTCGGACAGCTGAAGAGATGGCATCCCGGGCCGGGCGTGCGCGTCGAACTCGCCGAGGCGGCCGACCACCGGTATTTCGACCGGCGTTGGTATCGCATCGACGACCGGAACTTCGCCGAGGTGGACCTCGAGTCCTGGCGCGCCGACCGTGGAGATGGGGCGAAGTTCATCGCCTCCCTCCTGTCGTCGACGCTGAATCGGGAAGCGAATTTCGGGTGCTTCGGCATCCATGAATGGGCGATGGTCTACCGGCTCACCGAGGAGCAGCGCCGCCATCAGCAGGTGCCGCTGCGGCTGAGCCCGGCCGAGACCGATGCTGTGGTCGAGGGCCACCGGATCCAGTGTTCGCATCATGATGCGTTCCGGTTCTTCACCGAGCCTGCTCGGCCGCTCAACACCCTGCAGCCGAGCCGCGAGGGCATGGTCGCGACCGAGCAGCCCGGCTGTCTGCATGCGGGGATGGATCTGTACAAATGGGCGATGAAGATCTCGCCGATCGCTGATTCTGCGCTTGTCGTCGACTGCTTCGACCTGGCGGTCGATATCCGCACGCTGGATATGGAGGCCTCCCCCTATGACCTGCGCGGGTGGGGCTACGGGGTTGTCGCCGTCGAGACCGCTGCGGGCAAGGCCGAGTACATGGAACGGCAGAAGACGTTCTCGGCGCGCGCACAAGAGCTGCGTCGGGGCCTGCTCGATGCGCTGGCCGCGGCCGGGGTGCATCCACGCTGA
- a CDS encoding zinc-binding dehydrogenase has translation MRAIVFDQFSDRLQLQEISAPTAPDAGVVIDVESTGVCRSDHHAWAGHDSTITLPHVPGHELVGRVASAGVGVQGFNVGQRVTVPFVCGCGTCRWCASGKAQVCPDQTQPGFTHFGSWADQVVIHHADANLVAVPEDLPAAAVVGLGCRFATAFHGLSVRARLAADETVAVFGCGGVGLSAIMIAKALGAKVVAVDVSDAALESAREFGATRCVNARDLDPTELSAEVAAQFADDCPDGVAVTVDALGREDTIRAAIGALAPLGRHVQIGLLPAEPVVDVPRVIALELSVLGSHGMAAAEYPELVDLVVEGRLRPQDLVTNVIGLDEAPAAMEAMSAPAASAGMTIIDLAR, from the coding sequence ATGCGCGCCATCGTCTTCGATCAGTTCTCCGACCGCCTTCAGCTGCAGGAGATCTCTGCTCCCACAGCTCCCGATGCGGGCGTCGTCATCGACGTCGAATCAACCGGGGTGTGCCGCAGCGATCACCACGCATGGGCCGGCCATGACTCGACGATCACCCTGCCTCACGTTCCCGGGCATGAGCTGGTCGGTCGGGTCGCCTCGGCGGGGGTTGGGGTGCAGGGATTCAATGTCGGTCAGCGGGTGACCGTGCCCTTCGTGTGCGGGTGCGGAACCTGCCGGTGGTGCGCCTCCGGCAAAGCCCAGGTCTGCCCCGATCAGACGCAGCCGGGATTCACGCATTTCGGGTCGTGGGCGGATCAGGTCGTCATCCACCATGCCGATGCGAACCTCGTGGCCGTGCCCGAGGATCTGCCGGCCGCGGCGGTGGTCGGGCTCGGCTGCCGGTTCGCCACTGCCTTCCACGGTCTGAGTGTGCGGGCTCGACTCGCCGCCGACGAGACGGTCGCCGTCTTCGGCTGCGGTGGGGTGGGACTGTCGGCGATCATGATCGCCAAGGCCCTCGGGGCGAAGGTAGTGGCCGTCGACGTCAGCGATGCGGCTCTGGAATCCGCCCGCGAGTTCGGTGCCACACGATGCGTCAATGCCCGCGATCTCGACCCGACCGAACTCAGCGCCGAGGTGGCCGCACAGTTTGCCGACGACTGCCCGGACGGGGTGGCGGTGACCGTCGATGCCTTGGGCCGTGAGGACACGATCCGGGCGGCGATCGGAGCTCTGGCTCCCTTGGGCAGGCATGTGCAGATCGGGCTGCTGCCCGCCGAGCCGGTCGTCGATGTGCCGCGGGTGATCGCTCTCGAGCTCAGTGTGCTCGGCTCGCACGGAATGGCCGCTGCCGAGTACCCGGAGCTCGTCGATCTCGTGGTCGAGGGTCGGCTGCGCCCGCAGGATCTCGTCACGAACGTCATCGGCCTCGACGAGGCGCCGGCGGCGATGGAGGCGATGAGCGCCCCGGCCGCTTCTGCGGGGATGACGATCATCGACCTGGCGCGGTGA
- a CDS encoding lipoate--protein ligase family protein produces the protein MTNETQHFHGEYKVIGGKLVVADVTTDGKNITEVKISGDFFLEPEEAYFDLAPALVGASVTADNAALRGRLDEALAGYGSELAMHGFSTSDVATVVRRALGSAANFTDFDWQVIRGEVLPTQLNVALDQVLLEEVAAGRRQPTLRFWEWEDTATVIGAFQSYVNELRPEGVDKYDVQVVRRISGGGAMFMEGGNCITYSMFVPPALVAGLDYEESYVFLDQWVIAALKTLGVEAFYKPINDISSTGGKIGGAAQKRMRDGTLLHHATMSYDIDADKMVEVLRIGEAKISDKGVASAKKRVDPLRSQTGEARKDIIDVMADTFATRYGAAYGSYTEEELERAQELVDEKFGTEKWTHRVP, from the coding sequence ATGACGAACGAGACGCAGCACTTCCACGGCGAATACAAGGTCATCGGCGGCAAGCTCGTCGTCGCCGATGTGACCACAGACGGCAAGAACATCACCGAGGTGAAGATCTCCGGTGACTTCTTCCTCGAACCCGAAGAGGCCTATTTCGACCTCGCACCGGCCCTCGTCGGCGCCAGCGTCACTGCCGACAACGCGGCACTGCGCGGCCGCCTCGATGAGGCCCTGGCCGGCTACGGTTCGGAGCTGGCGATGCACGGCTTCTCCACCTCCGATGTCGCCACGGTCGTGCGTCGGGCACTCGGCTCGGCCGCGAACTTCACCGACTTCGACTGGCAGGTCATCCGCGGAGAGGTGCTGCCCACCCAGCTCAATGTGGCCCTCGACCAGGTGCTGCTCGAAGAGGTCGCGGCAGGTCGTCGTCAGCCGACCCTGCGGTTCTGGGAATGGGAGGACACCGCCACCGTCATCGGTGCCTTCCAGTCCTACGTCAACGAGCTGCGGCCCGAAGGCGTGGACAAGTACGACGTCCAGGTCGTGCGGCGCATCTCCGGGGGCGGGGCCATGTTCATGGAGGGCGGCAACTGCATCACCTATTCGATGTTCGTCCCGCCTGCACTCGTCGCCGGTCTGGACTACGAAGAGTCGTATGTCTTCCTCGACCAGTGGGTGATCGCGGCGCTGAAGACCCTCGGTGTGGAGGCGTTCTACAAGCCGATCAACGACATCTCCTCGACCGGCGGCAAGATCGGCGGTGCCGCACAGAAGCGGATGCGCGACGGCACGCTGCTCCACCACGCGACGATGAGCTACGACATCGATGCCGACAAGATGGTCGAAGTTCTGCGCATCGGCGAAGCGAAGATCTCCGACAAGGGAGTGGCGAGTGCGAAGAAGCGCGTCGATCCGCTGCGCAGCCAGACCGGGGAGGCCCGCAAGGACATCATCGATGTCATGGCAGACACCTTCGCCACCCGCTATGGGGCCGCCTACGGCTCCTACACCGAAGAAGAGCTCGAACGGGCGCAGGAACTCGTCGATGAGAAGTTCGGGACCGAGAAGTGGACGCACCGAGTGCCGTGA
- the hrpB gene encoding ATP-dependent helicase HrpB, which yields MPAPSAPHTFDLARIGAGLPAVALIDELNLAEAAPAPRLVVEAPPGTGKTTVVPPLIAEHLAKFSTGAADAVDTAGRAGAADAVGREPGRIIVTQPRRMAARAAARRLAALTGSRLGEVVGFTVRGESRTSAATRIEFVTTGVLLSRLLRDPELTGVSGVILDEVHERQLDTDLAFAMCRELADLREDLSVVVMSATLDAQLWARRLGDGPQAPATLLSVAADTHPLHIRWAPAKERPLDARGVTWNFLDHLAATTVRAVEENATGDVLVFAPGAREVDEVASRVRRRVESSAEGGSDPNTAVEVHTLTGRTPAREQDAILRPRTDNERNRRVIVSTSVAESALTIDGVRIVIDSGLSRGTRLDTRRRMSGLVTTRASKASGSQRSGRAARQGPGVAYRCMSEADWASLPEHTPAEVATSDLTAAVLALAVWGGDESLLPEPLPAGPKRQAVENLVALGAVEEGENALQVTETGRAIASIPASVWSARGLLDGAALLSPARAAEAIAVIESDQRAPGADLSALLRQLRRSQDARFSQDRRRFASIAREFTAADEASASTVPASAATGSEAEPRHTLGPDDLGLVTALAHPLQIARLRSASDSEYLLASGTAASLPRDSSLQGSPWLAIAEVGLAGSRAIIRSAVPIDTETAELAGAGLLHTEDTASFERGRVRAVRRSSLGGIELSSTPIQAGPELVRRAIAESVRERGAREVLRPSEAFEALRARLGLLRRVFGRPWPDVTWEQLSVTLDHWCPEALDRIAKGSDPGEVDLVSALHTLLPWPEAARLDELAPTHIDVPSGSSIRLDYPDPGVEETSPILAVKLQECFGWTDVPRICDGRVPVTMHLLSPARRPLAVTSDLASFWANAYAHVRAENRGRYPKHPWPEDPLSAPAARGTKRSGR from the coding sequence ATGCCCGCTCCGTCTGCCCCGCACACCTTCGATCTCGCCCGCATCGGCGCCGGATTGCCCGCCGTCGCGCTCATCGATGAGCTGAACCTCGCCGAGGCGGCCCCCGCTCCGAGATTGGTCGTGGAGGCTCCTCCCGGAACCGGTAAGACCACAGTGGTGCCGCCGTTGATCGCCGAGCACCTGGCTAAATTCTCCACCGGTGCCGCCGACGCGGTCGATACGGCCGGCCGGGCCGGTGCGGCCGACGCGGTCGGCCGGGAACCGGGTCGCATCATCGTCACCCAACCGCGCCGGATGGCGGCCCGCGCCGCGGCCAGGCGGCTCGCGGCGTTGACGGGAAGCCGCCTCGGCGAAGTGGTGGGTTTCACCGTCCGAGGAGAGTCGCGGACCTCGGCGGCGACTCGCATCGAGTTCGTCACCACGGGTGTGCTCCTGTCCCGGCTGCTGCGCGATCCGGAGCTCACGGGCGTGTCCGGGGTGATCCTCGATGAGGTGCATGAGCGGCAGCTGGATACGGATCTCGCGTTCGCGATGTGCCGAGAGCTGGCGGATCTGCGTGAGGACCTCTCTGTGGTCGTCATGTCCGCGACTCTGGATGCGCAGCTGTGGGCGCGGCGTCTCGGGGACGGGCCGCAGGCGCCGGCGACGCTGCTGTCGGTGGCCGCCGATACTCACCCGTTGCATATCCGGTGGGCTCCGGCGAAGGAACGTCCGCTCGATGCGCGGGGTGTGACCTGGAATTTCCTTGATCACCTGGCGGCGACGACGGTGCGCGCCGTGGAGGAGAACGCAACCGGGGACGTGCTCGTCTTCGCCCCTGGAGCTCGCGAGGTCGATGAGGTCGCCTCACGGGTGCGCCGCCGCGTGGAGTCGAGCGCGGAGGGCGGTTCGGATCCCAACACCGCGGTCGAGGTGCACACGCTGACGGGTCGGACTCCGGCGAGGGAACAGGATGCGATCCTGCGACCACGGACGGACAACGAACGGAATCGCCGCGTCATCGTCTCGACGTCGGTCGCCGAATCGGCGCTGACCATCGACGGTGTGCGGATCGTCATCGATTCCGGGCTCTCGCGCGGGACGCGTCTGGATACGCGAAGGCGCATGTCCGGCCTGGTCACGACGCGTGCGTCGAAGGCGTCGGGCAGTCAGCGGTCCGGTCGTGCCGCCCGGCAGGGCCCCGGTGTCGCGTATCGCTGCATGTCCGAGGCGGATTGGGCGAGCCTGCCCGAACACACCCCCGCCGAGGTGGCGACCTCGGACCTCACTGCTGCGGTTCTGGCCCTGGCGGTGTGGGGCGGCGATGAGAGTCTGCTGCCCGAACCGCTGCCTGCTGGTCCGAAGCGACAGGCGGTCGAGAATCTCGTGGCGTTGGGTGCCGTTGAGGAAGGTGAGAACGCTCTGCAGGTGACCGAGACCGGGCGTGCGATCGCTTCTATTCCTGCGTCGGTGTGGTCGGCGCGCGGCCTGCTCGATGGGGCCGCCCTGCTCTCCCCCGCTCGTGCGGCCGAGGCGATCGCCGTCATCGAATCCGATCAGCGGGCTCCCGGCGCTGATCTCTCGGCACTGCTGCGGCAGCTGCGGCGCAGCCAGGACGCCCGGTTCTCTCAGGACCGCAGACGCTTCGCGTCGATCGCCCGCGAATTCACCGCAGCCGACGAGGCATCTGCCTCCACGGTCCCGGCGAGTGCTGCGACGGGCTCCGAGGCCGAACCACGCCACACCCTCGGCCCCGACGATCTGGGCCTCGTCACTGCTTTGGCCCACCCCCTGCAGATCGCACGGCTCCGCAGCGCATCGGACTCCGAGTATCTGCTGGCCTCGGGCACCGCGGCGAGCCTGCCGCGTGATTCCTCACTGCAGGGCAGTCCGTGGTTGGCCATCGCCGAGGTGGGGCTGGCCGGATCGCGAGCGATCATCCGATCTGCGGTGCCCATCGACACCGAGACCGCGGAACTCGCCGGCGCAGGACTGCTGCACACCGAGGACACGGCGAGCTTCGAGCGCGGCAGGGTTCGTGCGGTTCGGCGCAGCAGCCTCGGCGGGATCGAGCTTTCGTCCACCCCGATCCAGGCCGGCCCCGAGCTCGTCCGCCGCGCCATCGCCGAATCGGTGCGCGAACGGGGAGCGCGCGAGGTTCTGCGTCCGTCCGAGGCTTTCGAAGCGCTGCGCGCCAGGCTCGGTCTGCTGCGACGCGTCTTCGGCCGACCGTGGCCGGACGTGACGTGGGAGCAGCTGTCGGTCACGCTCGATCACTGGTGTCCGGAGGCGCTCGACCGGATCGCGAAGGGTTCCGATCCCGGCGAGGTGGATCTCGTCTCTGCTCTGCACACTCTGCTGCCGTGGCCCGAGGCGGCTCGGCTCGATGAGCTGGCCCCGACCCACATCGACGTGCCCAGCGGGTCGAGCATCCGTCTCGATTACCCGGATCCCGGAGTTGAGGAGACGAGCCCGATCCTCGCGGTCAAACTCCAGGAGTGCTTCGGCTGGACCGATGTGCCCCGCATCTGCGACGGCCGGGTACCGGTCACGATGCATCTGCTCTCCCCTGCCAGGCGGCCCTTGGCGGTGACCAGTGATCTCGCATCGTTCTGGGCCAATGCGTATGCCCATGTCAGAGCCGAGAACCGGGGCCGCTACCCGAAGCATCCGTGGCCCGAGGATCCGTTGAGCGCGCCTGCGGCGAGGGGTACGAAGCGCTCGGGTCGCTGA